The sequence below is a genomic window from Cicer arietinum cultivar CDC Frontier isolate Library 1 chromosome 6, Cicar.CDCFrontier_v2.0, whole genome shotgun sequence.
AGTCGTTGGAACTTGCATTTTAAAATGTTTCGCTGTGAACTTTGCGAAAATTTCCAGAGCTCTGTGTTGTTTATGTGATGCATGTAACGTGGATATTTCTTTTTAGATCAAAATCAAATAGTCTCTTAACAATAGAACAATGAGATGGGTAGCATTTGACAACACTGATATTTCTACGTTTAGTTTCTTAACAAGTGTCTTTGGGGGCATTTGGTAGCATTTGCCTTTATTATATGTACAAATAGATCACGAGGAGAAGACATTTTGATGTCAATTCACAAGTGTATATATAGGCAATGAATTTTCAAGGACTAGAGCTAAATAGCTAATAGAATTTTTCTTCAATGGTAATGTATATTTAGGGAGTATATCGTAAATAGCTTAATTAAGGTATTATACAAAGCTTATCATATAAGAGTCTATATATATAAGCTATTTCTACACTTACTAAGAGAATGAGGCTAAATTACCTATTTGTTTTGAATAAGTTGATTCCATAAGTTATAATTGGGACTTGTGATGTGAATGTCAACTTAAAACaagtaataaatatatcataagcTATTTTTTATAAACCTTTTTGAACACTTACATACGTGTTATgttataaatatgtcaaaataagCTATTCTAAATGTCCCCGatttatttacattttcaaatttatgaTTGGATTTCCAAGTTCATCATCAGTGGGATCCAATAGTTTTTTGACTATCtgaactttatttttttagagtaaATACGTGGTTGCATTGAAGGTTATCTTTAAGGAACAACTTGAAAAGTATAGAATTCAGCATCAACTAAGGAGGGAAATGGAGATACAGATAAGTCTTAAACATCCAAACATCTTGCGTCTCCATGGTTGGTTTCATGATTCTGAACGTGTTTACTTGATTCTTGAATACGCTCATAATGGTGAGCTATACAAGGAGCTTAGCAAAAAAGGTCATTTCTCAGAGAAGCAAGCTGCAACGGTAATCCTTTATTAGTTTGATGAGTATATGCATATTTTGAAGAATTACCATCATGATTCATGAGTTTGGTTTTGAACTTGGTTTAAACTTGAATAATTGCTCATGACATGAGAATATGAAGTTTGTCTTTCCTGATTAATCTTTTCCTTAATATTGGATGCCCTCCTGCTTTTTAACAATTTGAGCAGaacttttcttttgaaaaattagaTATCGAATATGaagtttgttttaaaaaatttgttaaccAATTACAGAGATTGATTGGGAAACTGAGCAGAACTTTTCTTCAAAAACTAGATATCTTTAGATACTTAAGAAATGGAAAAGCATTGATGTCCTACATATATCTGATATGTGTCTGATAGTTTCTGATGCGCACCCAAATAGCGTTCAATAACTGTTTTTACTCCTTTTAACAATATTTGGGCCAAAACTTCCTAGAAATAATACATTCTGATATAGTGGAGGAAAGATACGTAACAATGCCTACTTGTAATGATCACAAGTATGTTGTTTGTATAAGTTGTGATTATCATATACTCCTCATGTTTATAATTGTACATCTTTTTGAAGTAAATCTTTGTATATATTGATTCTTGACTattgtttttttcaattttgaatattttagtaCATTTTAAGCCTCACAGAGGCATTGGCATATTGTCATGAGAAGCATGTTATTCACAGGGATATCAAGCCTGAAAACTTGTTGCTTGACCATGAGGTATTTTTTTATTCTGTTACCTATTTTTATCGCCCTTTTCCAATGCTAATAATAtactagtttatattttttttcagtgTCAATTATGATACCATAGTCCGAAGAATTCAGTTCCCTTCATAATATTAAGCATTCTTGATACTTTTTGATAATCTTTATTGTAGATATAATGAAAACCGTGGGAATGAGTTTTAGTCAGttgattatataattatatatttgagtTTTGAGGGAACTTGTAAAACTAGTTTGATAATAGCTTGGTTACAGGGTCGTCTTAAGATTGCAGACTTTGGTTGGTCTGTACAATCTAAAAGCAAAAGACAAACCATGTGTGGAACTTTGGATTATCTAGCTCCGGAAATGGTAGAAAACAAAGCTCATGATTATACAGTTGATCATTGGACTTTGGGTATCCTTTGTTATGAGTTCCTCTATGGTGTTCCTCCATTTGAGGCTGAGAGTCAAGCTGATACCTTCAAAAGGTATGGAAGGGCATGGGACTGGCATTCATATAGCAAACTAAATAACTTCCAATATATATGtaatgtatttaaattttaaatttgtgcaGAATAGTAAAGGTTGATCTGAGCTTCCCTCCTACCCCTATTGTTTCTTCAGATGCCAAAAATCTGATAAGTCGGGTATGATTATATCTTTCTATGTTTTCATATCCAAGATTGGTTCTTCTTCTTACTGCTATCTGTAAATTTGTGCAGCTGCTGGTAAAAGATTCCTCAAGAAGGCTCTCGCTTCAGAAGATAATGGAGCATCCTTGGATAATCAAGAATGCAAATCTTATGGGTGTTTGTGAGTAGTATGAACTTTAGTCCCCCATGTATAAATTAGGTCTTGAGAGATGAAGTTGAATTCTTCATCTTGCATTGCAATGTGATTGCATATTAATGTGTTTTCTAGAGTTCAATCGTGACTGAAAAGCTTCAGATTCGTTGAACAAATAAGACATTTTCGATGAAAACATTACcatgtcttttattttattttattttttgtaacactttacttctttaattttttgtaacatTTTCGACAAAAACCTTCCGTTTATGTCTTTTTATAGTTTAAAATGTGCACAAGATTTACTTGCagaaattttatcttttttttcttcaatttttaaacGAAACAAAAAACttgtgtatattttaaaaaaataaaaaaccaaaacaataaataaataagatccGAAAAGGTTTTTCCCTAAATTTTTCTCTTTCAGAAGTTGCTCATACAGCCTAGTACATGTTACTTAGCATTGACATAATGTGACATTTAATATTGGCAACCTAATCAGGTTGGACcaatttgaaaccaaaatggacACAGACCACATCTAAACCAAATTGAACACTAAACTAAACTGATTGAAGAATAGGCTATTTCATAAAAAGTTTAGGTGAAGGGAACATAAGTCTAACTAATATAACTAATATGATGTAagcgattttttttttccattttaacAACATTTAATTTTGAGACGTGTTCTTAGTTCTTAAcaccatttaattttaattgttagaTTGAATGTCTTGTCCCAATTTGAAACCTCACAGTTTTGAATGAAATccaattttatgaattaattatactgatatttataaaacaatttttcttttgagaTATCACCaaacttaataatgtaatagaCTTTGTAGTTTGATATTAAAGTAATGTGAAAAATAATCTTGAAACCAGAATATTCACTAACATTTAAGCATTGCATATCATTGGTTACAGCATTGCGAAATAATGAAAGTACTTTGTGTCATGATGTCTTCAAAATAAGATATTACACTCATCCATGTCTACAAATGCTACTTGTTTTGAAAATGGAGTTATCAGTCTATTTTTTCGGCTCTTGATTGAGAATGTCATCAGATATAAGCTCATCCGATAGTCTTTTTGCTCGAGTAATTGAAGGCATTCCCTCATAATCATTTTCAGCAGTAGCAGGACTCAGTCCTCACTAATCAATTTGCtgccattttatttatttatttggttatTAATAGGAAATCATTATATTTAATaggatttgattataatttgattCATTCCTTTATTGTGGTTATAGTTGTACTGGTACATATTATAACCTTTATTTCCTTTCCTTTATTGTATTTCTATTTAAGCTCAACTCTTCTAAATTATTCAATACACAATATTATCACCCAAAAGTCATATATCTTTACAAGTTAtacactaaaaatatattataagaaaTGAATACGGAACATttgacaaacaaaaattattttctaaattttgatACATGAAATTTTTAATAGTAATAACACAATGTTTATTACAatgatatgttttaaaattaaattaaataaagcaCAATTTGAGGTTAGTATACTTACGACAAAAATACATCTTTATGTTTAGTCTTTTAAGTTTAGCTTAGTTTTCACTTGtgtcctttaatttaattttattttttttatccagTCTTTAAGTTACATTTGTTAGTACCATTAgtttttaagatatattaaattatacatgCAGTTCtttaagtttcaattttttttttaaattactattataaaatttgaagatCTAATCGAAACATTGCAATAAGTTGATTATTCAAGCTACTTTGCATGTGAAAGTAGTTAAATACATTGTTTATGTAGATATAcctttattgttttgtttttatggctacatgtgtatttaaattattgtagagcaaatcaataaatatagaacatttataagatttgatttttcttttctttttgtgaaTAATCTGTACGAGAGACTTATTATTGCGGCATTTAGTTGAGTTTCAAATATTGAACtaattgttgttgaaattgagataaataattaatggtacaaataaaatataactcaAATGACTAAATTGAGATAAAATAGACTCAAAAGATCTAAGcgaaaaatgagttaaatttaaAGGACTATACATAATTTCACTTATATTTAAAAACCTAATTAATCATTCATGATAGTTCAATTGGTGTTCAAAAgtgaaaactaataaatacttttatttttttgtttttgttttttatctctcttatttttaaaagaacgAGGCTTTAATAATTTAGAGTTCGATCGAAAGATAAATAAAGTTTGACAAAAAACGATTCATGCAAATATTTAAACTCGATTCTcccaaataatttatttttaaatgaaattcaTTAATCACTTGAGTTCAATCACTTAGTTAAtattatcattatatttttcaatgaaatataattattattaaaataataatgtaataaaaagaatattacaacatagtagatatatatttttgggAGTGCATGAGTCACTTACATTAGTGTTTATTTATACAGTGACATACAGTTAAAGGTGTCCACAAATTTTACATTTACAAAGTTATAATCTCAATACTGCGattatttatcatttcatcTATAAACAAGTTTTACAGTGatataaattaaactttttttaa
It includes:
- the LOC101512654 gene encoding serine/threonine-protein kinase Aurora-3-like → MDSNPKREWSINDFEIGKPLGKGKFGRVYVAREVKSKYVVALKVIFKEQLEKYRIQHQLRREMEIQISLKHPNILRLHGWFHDSERVYLILEYAHNGELYKELSKKGHFSEKQAATYILSLTEALAYCHEKHVIHRDIKPENLLLDHEGRLKIADFGWSVQSKSKRQTMCGTLDYLAPEMVENKAHDYTVDHWTLGILCYEFLYGVPPFEAESQADTFKRIVKVDLSFPPTPIVSSDAKNLISRLLVKDSSRRLSLQKIMEHPWIIKNANLMGVCE